One window of Medicago truncatula cultivar Jemalong A17 chromosome 2, MtrunA17r5.0-ANR, whole genome shotgun sequence genomic DNA carries:
- the LOC11437807 gene encoding serine carboxypeptidase-like 12 has translation MTKLSSTYGKVHLLSILLLLSNICFQVATCGSIVKFLPGFQGPLPFALETGYVGVGEKEDVQVFYYFIESEKNPKDDPLILWLTGGPGCSALSGLMLEIGPLELKKEEYNGSLPNLILRQHSWTKVSSIIFVDLPVSTGFTYATTESGTKRSDSILVHQTYQFLRKWLVDHPKFQSNEVYIAGDSYSGIPIPVIVQKIAEGNEKGVQPWINLQGYLLGNAAITGKEKNYVIPFAHGMGLISDELYDSLQKNCNGDYINVETRNVLCSRDISSFDEVTSGIHEPHILEPSCEWLDNTENSPRRSLINKDPTNFLNTNLKLPLLSCRSYTYFLMGYWANDDNVRKALHIQKGSVAKWHRCTFNIPHKKDIPNSYDYLVNLSRKGIRSLIYSGDHDMKIPFLATQAWIRSLNYSIVDDWRQWHTNDQVAGYTRTYSNQMTFATVKGGGHTAPEYRPKECFDMFSRWISKRAL, from the exons ATGACAAAGTTAAGTTCAACTTATGGGAAGGTTCATCTTCTTTCTATTTTGCTTTTACTATCAAATATTTGCTTTCAAGTTGCAACATGTGGTTCTATAGTAAAGTTTCTTCCTGGATTCCAAGGACCCCTTCCTTTTGCGCTTGAAACTGG gTATGTTGGAGTGGGTGAGAAAGAAGATGTGCAAGTATTTTACTACTTCATTGAATCAGAGAAGAATCCAAAGGATGATCCTCTCATACTTTGGCTAACTGGTGGACCTGGTTGCTCTGCTTTGTCTGGTCTTATGCTTGAAATTG GTCCTCTTGAGTTAAAAAAGGAGGAATACAATGGGAGCCTGCCTAATCTGATCTTGAGGCAACATTCATGGACAAAG GTGAGTAGTATTATATTTGTAGATTTGCCGGTTTCCACAGGCTTCACTTATGCCACAACAGAATCCGGTACTAAGCGAAGCGACTCGATACTAGTTCATCAAACTTATCAATTTCTAAGAAAG TGGTTGGTTGATCATCCAAAGTTTCAATCAAACGAAGTTTACATTGCTGGTGATTCATACTCTGGCATTCCTATTCCTGTCATTGTTCAAAAAATTGCAGAAG GAAATGAAAAAGGAGTCCAACCATGGATAAATCTCCAG GGATACTTGTTGGGGAATGCTGCAATAACCGGAAAGGAGAAAAACTATGTAATCCCTTTTGCTCATGGAATGGGACTCATATCCGATGAACTATACGAC TCActacaaaaaaattgtaatggaGACTACATAAATGTAGAGACAAGAAATGTTTTATGTTCTAGAGATATCAGTTCATTCGATGAG GTCACATCAGGAATTCATGAACCACATATTTTAGAGCCGAGTTGTGAGTGGCTTGATAATACTGAAAATTCTCCAAGGAGATCTCTCATCAATAAAGATCCCACCAATTTCCTCAACACAAATCTCAAATTGCCACTTTTAAGCTGCCGA AGTTATACATATTTCCTTATGGGTTATTGGGCCAATGATGATAATGTTCGCAAAGCGCTACACATACAGAAG GGAAGTGTTGCGAAATGGCATCGGTGTACCTTTAATATACCTCATAAGAAAGATATCCCCAACAGCTATGATTATCTGGTAAATCTCAGTAGAAAAGGCATTCGTTCACTAATTTACAG CGGCGATCATGACATGAAAATTCCATTCTTGGCAACACAAGCATGGATAAGATCTTTAAACTATTCCATTGTTGATGATTGGAGACAGTGGCATACAAATGACCAAGTTGCAGG ATACACAAGGACTTACTCCAATCAGATGACATTTGCAACTGTGAAG GGTGGAGGACACACAGCTCCGGAGTACCGGCCTAAGGAATGTTTTGACATGTTTAGTAGGTGGATATCTAAGAGAGCTTTGTAA